A single genomic interval of Streptomyces sp. BA2 harbors:
- a CDS encoding Lrp/AsnC family transcriptional regulator, with protein sequence MGSAVMESPTSGMQDSFDARLLQALEIDGRAPFSKIAAVLGVSDQTVARRYRRLVSDGSLRIVAVRDHEKLGQEQWMLRLRCAPDGADAIATALARRPDTSWIGLTSGGTEVVCCTRPRTRTDQDELLLAKLPRTPHIVDIRAQQMLHRFFGGPDGWLIKHGPLADEQIAALRTVPPASTAHAGVQRIEPEDEPLVAALEQDGRATYPELQRATGRSESAVKRRLGALLASGAIYIDIEYVNTLIGLPVAAMLWITTAPWAMDSVGKALASHAEIAHATAVAGPSNIMATAVARDIPALYAYLSGKLGQLDGVQHVETAPFMRRVKQLTYRPYPR encoded by the coding sequence ATGGGCAGTGCAGTAATGGAATCCCCCACATCGGGCATGCAGGACTCGTTCGACGCCAGACTCCTCCAGGCCCTGGAGATCGACGGCCGCGCGCCCTTCAGCAAGATCGCCGCCGTCCTAGGGGTCTCCGACCAGACCGTCGCCCGCCGTTACCGCAGGCTGGTCTCGGACGGCAGCCTCCGGATCGTCGCCGTCCGGGACCACGAGAAGCTCGGCCAGGAGCAGTGGATGCTGCGACTGCGCTGCGCTCCCGACGGCGCCGATGCCATCGCCACCGCCCTGGCGCGCCGCCCCGACACCTCATGGATCGGCCTCACCTCCGGCGGCACCGAGGTCGTCTGCTGCACCCGGCCGCGCACCCGCACCGACCAGGACGAGCTGCTGCTCGCCAAGCTGCCGCGCACCCCGCACATCGTCGACATCCGCGCCCAGCAGATGCTGCACCGCTTCTTCGGCGGCCCGGACGGCTGGCTGATCAAGCACGGGCCGCTCGCCGATGAGCAGATCGCGGCCCTGCGCACTGTGCCGCCCGCGTCCACCGCACATGCGGGGGTGCAGCGGATCGAGCCGGAGGACGAGCCGCTCGTCGCCGCGCTCGAACAGGACGGCCGCGCGACCTACCCCGAGCTCCAGCGGGCCACCGGGCGTTCGGAGTCGGCCGTCAAGCGCCGCCTCGGCGCGCTCCTCGCCTCCGGCGCGATCTACATCGACATCGAGTACGTCAACACCCTCATCGGACTGCCCGTCGCGGCGATGCTCTGGATCACCACCGCACCCTGGGCCATGGACTCGGTGGGCAAGGCCCTCGCGTCCCACGCCGAGATCGCCCACGCCACCGCCGTGGCAGGACCCTCCAACATCATGGCGACGGCCGTGGCCCGCGACATTCCGGCGCTCTACGCCTACCTCAGCGGGAAGCTGGGGCAGCTCGACGGCGTCCAGCACGTCGAGACGGCGCCGTTCATGCGCCGCGTCAAGCAGCTCACGTACCGGCCCTATCCCCGCTGA
- a CDS encoding LysR substrate-binding domain-containing protein — protein MYDPAQLRTFLAVAQTLSFTQAARRLGLRQSTVSQHVRRLEDATGRQLFARDTHSVELTEDGEAMLGFARRILEVHEQATAFFTGTRLGGRLRFGASEDFVLTRLTDILESFRHDHPDVDLELTVELSGTLHEKLDAGKLDLVLAKRRPEDPRGELVWHDELVWIGAERLRLDPEKPVPLIVFPPPGISRALALEALERRGRAWRIACTSGSLNGLVAAARAGLGVMAHSHGLIPPGLVRVPERAGLPELGAVDFVLLHGEPRASAQGAADALAASILAGGDRLHRRRQRA, from the coding sequence ATGTACGACCCCGCCCAGCTCCGTACGTTCCTCGCGGTGGCCCAGACGTTGAGCTTCACGCAGGCCGCCCGGCGTCTGGGTCTGCGGCAGTCCACGGTGAGCCAGCACGTGCGCCGCCTGGAGGACGCCACCGGGCGCCAGCTCTTCGCGCGCGACACACACTCGGTGGAGCTGACCGAGGACGGCGAGGCGATGCTCGGCTTCGCCCGGCGGATCCTGGAGGTGCACGAGCAGGCGACGGCGTTCTTCACCGGGACGCGGCTCGGCGGGCGGCTGCGGTTCGGCGCCTCGGAGGACTTCGTCCTGACCCGGCTCACCGACATCCTGGAGTCGTTCCGGCACGACCACCCGGACGTGGACCTGGAGCTGACGGTCGAGCTGTCCGGCACGCTGCACGAGAAGCTGGACGCGGGCAAGCTCGATCTGGTCCTGGCCAAGCGGCGCCCCGAGGACCCGCGCGGCGAGCTGGTCTGGCACGACGAGCTGGTCTGGATCGGCGCCGAACGGCTGCGCCTCGACCCCGAGAAGCCGGTGCCGCTCATCGTGTTCCCGCCGCCCGGCATCAGCCGCGCCCTCGCCCTCGAAGCCCTGGAGCGGCGCGGCCGCGCCTGGCGGATCGCCTGCACGAGCGGCAGCCTGAACGGCCTGGTGGCCGCCGCCCGCGCGGGCCTCGGCGTGATGGCGCACTCGCACGGCCTGATCCCGCCGGGCCTGGTCCGTGTCCCGGAGCGGGCGGGCCTTCCGGAGCTCGGCGCGGTCGACTTCGTACTCCTGCACGGGGAGCCGCGGGCATCGGCGCAGGGCGCGGCGGACGCGCTCGCGGCATCGATCCTCGCGGGCGGCGACCGGCTGCACCGGCGGCGTCAGCGGGCCTAG
- a CDS encoding bile acid:sodium symporter family protein, with translation MPIDPYILALLGTVGIAALLPARGVGADIAGGASTGAVALLFFLYGARLSTREALDGLKHWRLHVTVLACTFLVFPLLGLAAKGLVPYVLTPALYSGFLFLTLVPSTIQSSIAFTSMARGNVPAAICAGSFSSLAGIVLTPLLAAALLGSSGGGFSADSVLKIVLQLLVPFLAGQVLRRWIGGFIARHKKVLSLVDRGSILLVVYTAFSEGMVQGIWHQVTPLRLGALLGVEAVLLAVMLALTWYGAKKMGFGREDRIAIQFAGSKKSLAAGLPMASVLFGAHASLAVLPLMLFHQMQLMVCAVIAKRRSRDAQDFVTEPSRGEETRTAVGTGTRSG, from the coding sequence ATGCCGATCGACCCCTACATCCTGGCGTTGCTCGGCACAGTGGGCATCGCCGCGCTGCTGCCCGCGCGCGGCGTGGGCGCCGACATCGCGGGCGGGGCGTCGACCGGGGCCGTGGCGCTCCTGTTCTTCCTCTACGGAGCACGGCTCTCCACCCGTGAGGCACTGGACGGGCTCAAGCACTGGCGGCTCCATGTCACCGTCCTCGCCTGTACGTTCCTTGTCTTCCCGCTGCTCGGGCTCGCGGCGAAGGGCCTCGTTCCGTACGTCCTGACGCCCGCTCTCTACAGTGGGTTCCTCTTCCTGACGCTCGTGCCGTCCACGATCCAGTCGTCGATCGCCTTCACCTCCATGGCACGCGGCAACGTGCCCGCGGCGATCTGCGCGGGCTCCTTCTCCTCGCTCGCCGGCATCGTCCTCACGCCGCTGCTCGCGGCCGCCCTGCTCGGCAGCAGCGGGGGCGGATTCTCCGCCGACTCGGTCCTGAAGATCGTGCTCCAGCTCCTCGTGCCGTTCCTCGCCGGTCAGGTCCTGCGCCGGTGGATCGGCGGCTTCATCGCACGGCACAAGAAGGTGCTGAGCCTTGTCGACCGGGGCTCGATCCTGCTCGTCGTCTACACCGCGTTCAGCGAGGGCATGGTGCAGGGCATCTGGCACCAGGTGACGCCGCTGCGCCTCGGCGCGCTGCTCGGCGTGGAGGCGGTGCTGCTCGCCGTGATGCTCGCCCTCACCTGGTACGGGGCCAAGAAGATGGGCTTCGGCCGCGAGGACCGCATCGCCATCCAGTTCGCCGGGTCGAAGAAGTCCCTCGCGGCCGGACTGCCCATGGCGAGCGTCCTGTTCGGGGCGCATGCCTCGCTCGCCGTGCTGCCGCTGATGCTCTTCCACCAGATGCAGCTGATGGTCTGCGCGGTGATCGCCAAGCGCCGCTCGCGCGACGCGCAGGACTTCGTCACTGAGCCGTCGCGAGGCGAAGAGACACGAACCGCGGTCGGTACAGGGACACGTTCCGGCTGA
- a CDS encoding sialidase family protein — MPSALHVRLRSLRTATAALAVVALGALVPGPAAQAAPDARAAGFEQQVLFKASQDPGYACYRIPAVVKTVKGTLLAFAEGRVNDCSDAGDIDIVVKRSHDGGRTWSPLQVVNEGAGDTHGNPAPIVDRRTGRIILAETYNTGRTDGQNCAIPCDRTPHLQYSDDDGRSWSAPRDLSDQILPKDWNSWYATGPVHGLQLTRGKHAGRLVFTVNTETWNGSRVTANHAALIVSDDGGDNWRIGAKDSYPIPADGTFRQKPSEMTITERPDGAVYVSGREQDGTDLGHRTHTVSRDGGDSFVAPFKAIPDLYTPQVQGSTLQFGKRMLLACPGDPDRRRTMQIRSSYDGGRTWDSVDRGTTVTTDWSGYSDMVRADSEHVGLMYEGGAVDARDEIRFARFTEDWLQPRRGPDPTAGDRAPRAKAAAVLGGASTTEGRFGKAIAFDGTNDAVRLPFRSQLPLGKKDFTASLWFRYSATSGEQPLLWMGGIGTNQPQVWLRGEPASNRLTGLITTREGTAPPKSASVRTTGAYNDGQWHHIALRRGGGQLTMSVDGTRITTADVPGTVTRTSGYGFHVGQRVDSRAHFAGAIDEVRVFDRALSDAELASLGGDGASKAPVTRDTVAWLPMDHIRGSN; from the coding sequence ATGCCATCAGCTCTCCATGTACGCCTCAGATCGCTCCGCACCGCCACGGCCGCCTTAGCCGTCGTCGCCTTGGGGGCACTGGTCCCCGGGCCCGCGGCGCAGGCGGCGCCGGACGCCCGTGCGGCGGGGTTCGAGCAGCAGGTGCTTTTCAAGGCCTCGCAGGACCCCGGGTACGCCTGCTACCGCATTCCCGCGGTGGTGAAGACGGTGAAGGGCACGCTCCTCGCCTTCGCCGAGGGGCGGGTGAACGACTGCAGCGACGCGGGCGACATAGACATCGTCGTCAAGCGGTCGCACGACGGCGGCCGCACGTGGAGCCCGCTCCAGGTCGTGAACGAGGGCGCGGGCGACACCCACGGAAATCCCGCGCCGATCGTGGACCGCAGGACCGGCCGCATCATTCTCGCGGAGACGTACAACACGGGCCGCACGGACGGACAGAACTGCGCCATACCGTGCGACCGCACCCCACACCTCCAGTACAGCGACGACGACGGCCGCAGCTGGTCGGCGCCGCGCGACCTGAGCGACCAGATCCTGCCGAAGGACTGGAACTCCTGGTACGCGACCGGGCCCGTGCACGGTCTCCAGCTGACCCGTGGCAAGCACGCGGGGCGGCTCGTCTTCACCGTCAACACCGAGACGTGGAACGGCAGTCGGGTCACCGCGAACCACGCGGCCCTGATCGTCAGCGACGACGGCGGCGACAACTGGCGGATCGGCGCCAAGGATTCGTACCCGATACCGGCCGACGGCACGTTCCGGCAGAAGCCGTCGGAGATGACCATCACGGAGCGCCCGGACGGGGCGGTCTACGTCAGCGGGCGCGAGCAGGACGGCACCGACCTCGGGCATCGCACCCACACGGTCAGCCGCGACGGGGGTGATTCCTTCGTCGCACCGTTCAAGGCCATTCCCGATCTCTACACGCCCCAAGTGCAGGGATCCACGCTCCAGTTCGGCAAGCGGATGCTGCTCGCCTGCCCCGGCGACCCCGACCGCCGCCGCACGATGCAGATCCGCTCGTCCTACGACGGCGGCCGCACCTGGGACAGCGTGGACCGCGGCACCACGGTCACCACGGACTGGTCCGGCTACTCGGACATGGTGCGGGCCGACAGCGAGCACGTGGGCCTGATGTACGAGGGCGGGGCGGTCGACGCGCGCGACGAGATCCGCTTCGCGCGCTTCACCGAGGACTGGCTGCAGCCGCGCCGCGGCCCGGACCCGACGGCCGGCGACCGCGCGCCGCGCGCGAAGGCGGCGGCCGTGCTCGGCGGGGCGTCCACCACCGAGGGCCGGTTCGGCAAGGCCATCGCCTTCGACGGCACGAACGACGCCGTACGCCTGCCCTTCCGCAGTCAACTCCCGCTCGGCAAGAAGGACTTCACGGCCTCCCTGTGGTTCCGTTACTCCGCGACCAGCGGTGAACAGCCGCTGCTCTGGATGGGCGGCATCGGCACCAACCAGCCGCAGGTGTGGCTGCGCGGCGAGCCCGCGAGCAACCGCCTCACGGGCCTGATCACCACGCGTGAAGGCACCGCTCCCCCGAAGTCCGCGTCCGTGCGCACCACGGGCGCCTACAACGACGGCCAGTGGCACCACATCGCGCTGCGCCGTGGCGGGGGCCAGTTGACGATGTCCGTCGACGGCACGCGGATCACCACCGCGGACGTGCCGGGCACGGTCACCCGCACTTCCGGGTACGGCTTCCACGTCGGCCAACGGGTCGACAGCCGCGCTCACTTCGCCGGAGCTATCGACGAAGTACGCGTCTTCGACCGTGCGTTGAGCGATGCCGAGCTGGCCTCCCTCGGCGGGGACGGCGCGTCCAAGGCCCCTGTGACGCGGGACACCGTCGCATGGCTCCCCATGGACCACATCCGCGGGAGCAACTAA
- the fdhD gene encoding formate dehydrogenase accessory sulfurtransferase FdhD — MGRVTERRRVIRIRDGAVSERPDTLVAEEPLEIRLNGNPLAITMRTPGDDFALAAGFLVSEGVLGSADELQSIVYCAGATADGSNTYNVVDVKTAPGLVLPDITLERNVYTTSSCGLCGKASLDAVRTTARFPISDTPPVRLGTELLACLPDRLRAAQRVFDRTGGLHAAALFSEDGELLDIREDVGRHNAVDKLVGRALQTGRLPLSRAVLLVSGRASFELAQKAVMAGIPMLAAVSAPSSLAVDLAAETGLTLVGFLRGSSMNVYAGEHRIAVRAAASQG, encoded by the coding sequence ATGGGACGAGTCACGGAGCGCCGCCGCGTCATCCGCATCAGGGACGGGGCCGTCAGCGAGCGGCCCGACACCCTCGTCGCGGAGGAGCCGCTGGAGATCCGGCTCAACGGCAACCCCCTCGCCATCACCATGCGCACACCGGGCGACGACTTCGCGCTCGCGGCGGGGTTCCTCGTGAGCGAGGGGGTGCTCGGCTCGGCGGACGAGCTCCAGTCCATCGTCTACTGCGCCGGGGCGACGGCGGACGGCTCGAACACATACAACGTGGTCGACGTGAAGACCGCCCCGGGGCTCGTCCTGCCCGACATCACCCTTGAGCGCAACGTCTACACCACCTCGTCGTGCGGCCTGTGCGGCAAGGCGAGCCTGGACGCGGTCCGGACGACGGCGCGGTTCCCGATCTCCGACACTCCCCCGGTCCGGCTCGGGACCGAGCTGCTCGCGTGCCTCCCCGACCGGCTGCGCGCGGCACAGCGGGTCTTCGACCGGACCGGGGGCCTGCACGCGGCCGCGCTGTTCTCCGAGGACGGCGAGCTCCTCGACATACGGGAGGACGTGGGCCGCCACAACGCGGTCGACAAGCTCGTCGGGCGCGCCCTCCAGACCGGCAGGCTGCCCCTGTCGCGGGCGGTGCTCCTGGTCTCGGGACGCGCCTCGTTCGAGCTGGCGCAGAAGGCGGTGATGGCGGGCATTCCGATGCTCGCCGCGGTCTCCGCGCCGTCCTCCCTCGCCGTCGATCTGGCCGCCGAGACGGGCCTGACGCTGGTCGGCTTCCTGCGCGGCTCCTCCATGAACGTGTACGCGGGCGAGCACCGGATCGCCGTGCGGGCCGCGGCCTCCCAGGGCTGA
- a CDS encoding 2Fe-2S iron-sulfur cluster-binding protein, which produces MTAVPLGIPRRLVEFTLDGQNARVPEGSTILDACRAAGKDVPTLCEGDTLTPKNACRVCVVEVEGARTLAPACSRRAEPGMTVLTDTERTRHSRKVVLELLASSVDLSTTPKVAGWLKEYEAKPDRFGPDAARLNEEPRVDNDLYVRDYDKCILCYKCVDACGDQWQNTFAISVVGRGFDARIAVEHDGPLTDSACVYCGNCIEVCPTGALSFKSEFDMRAAGTWDEERQTETTTVCAYCGVGCNLTLHVQDNDIVKVTSPHDNPVTHGNLCIKGRFGYQHVQNRD; this is translated from the coding sequence GTGACCGCCGTACCGCTGGGAATCCCACGCCGTCTCGTCGAGTTCACGCTGGACGGGCAGAACGCCAGAGTGCCCGAGGGATCGACCATCCTGGACGCCTGCCGGGCCGCGGGCAAGGACGTCCCGACCCTCTGCGAGGGCGACACGCTCACCCCGAAGAACGCCTGCCGGGTGTGTGTCGTGGAGGTCGAGGGCGCCCGTACCCTCGCCCCGGCCTGCTCTCGCCGCGCCGAGCCGGGCATGACCGTCCTCACCGACACCGAGCGCACCCGGCACAGCCGGAAGGTCGTGCTCGAACTCCTCGCCTCGTCCGTCGACCTGTCGACAACCCCGAAGGTCGCGGGCTGGCTCAAGGAGTACGAGGCCAAGCCCGACCGCTTCGGCCCGGACGCAGCCCGGCTGAACGAGGAGCCCAGGGTCGACAACGACCTCTACGTACGCGACTACGACAAGTGCATCCTCTGCTACAAGTGCGTCGACGCCTGCGGTGACCAGTGGCAGAACACGTTCGCCATCTCCGTGGTGGGCCGCGGCTTCGACGCCCGGATCGCCGTCGAGCACGACGGACCGCTGACCGACTCCGCGTGCGTGTACTGCGGGAACTGCATCGAGGTCTGCCCGACCGGAGCCCTCAGCTTCAAGTCGGAGTTCGACATGCGGGCCGCGGGGACCTGGGACGAGGAGCGGCAGACCGAGACGACGACGGTGTGCGCGTACTGCGGAGTCGGCTGCAATCTGACCCTGCACGTGCAGGACAATGACATCGTGAAGGTCACCTCACCGCACGACAATCCGGTGACCCACGGCAACCTCTGCATCAAGGGCCGTTTCGGCTACCAGCACGTACAGAACCGGGACTGA
- a CDS encoding NADH-ubiquinone oxidoreductase-F iron-sulfur binding region domain-containing protein: MDLHFGDSKPTDEERAAVDALLGPPGTAWEGADDRSDTDLRWARGGRAARERRDELLPGLHALNDRVGWVSEGGLDYLCRRLMVPPAEAYGVATFYSMFSVRPRPATVVRVCTDLVCGASLCGEVEARLDPASGVAVEASPCLGLCERAPAALVVRAGVPAAHFSPTPPLPENPLAQGPGVTANRLDGSSSNAGRAETLSPGRGLSARPAFEDELGEAGDQRPPRPPRQSGFSGRGGVGEKTYVTATLAPAAPETLTQAALAPETAPAEPPAALSVTQAGQEGLLLLNRIGKVDPTSLDDYRAHGGYAALRTAFAIGPAEVIREVTDAGLLGRGGAAFPTGRKWQATASQPDHPHYLVCNADESEPGTFKDRVIMEGDPYSLIESMTIAGYATGAHLGYLYLRGEYPRALERLTHAIAEARARGLLGDDVLGQGYAFDIEIRRGAGAYICGEETALFNSIEGYRGEPRSKPPFPVEKGLFGKPTAENNVETLVNVLPILTMGAQAYAAIGTEKSTGPKLFCVSGSVERPGIYELPFGATLGELLALAGIPDNLRAVLLGGAAGGFVRPDELDIPLTFEGTRDAGTTLGSGVVLALDDTVPLPRILLRIAEFFRDESCGQCVPCRVGTVRQEEALHRIVERTGADAAGDIALLREVGRTMRDASICGLGQTAWNAVESAIDRLGAYK, encoded by the coding sequence ATGGATCTGCACTTCGGTGACAGCAAGCCGACGGACGAGGAGCGAGCCGCCGTGGACGCGCTGCTCGGTCCGCCCGGGACCGCGTGGGAGGGGGCCGATGACCGCAGCGACACGGATCTGCGGTGGGCGCGGGGTGGCCGGGCGGCGCGGGAGCGGCGGGATGAGCTGTTGCCGGGGTTGCACGCGCTCAACGACCGTGTGGGGTGGGTGAGCGAGGGGGGCCTCGACTACCTCTGCCGGCGGCTGATGGTGCCGCCGGCGGAGGCGTACGGGGTGGCCACGTTCTACTCCATGTTCTCGGTGCGGCCGCGTCCCGCGACGGTGGTGCGGGTCTGCACGGACCTCGTCTGCGGGGCCTCGCTGTGCGGGGAGGTGGAGGCGCGACTGGACCCCGCGTCCGGGGTGGCCGTCGAGGCCTCGCCTTGCCTGGGGCTGTGCGAGCGGGCGCCGGCGGCGCTTGTGGTGCGGGCCGGTGTGCCTGCGGCGCATTTTTCCCCAACCCCGCCCCTTCCCGAAAACCCGCTGGCGCAGGGGCCTGGCGTCACAGCCAATCGCCTTGACGGCTCGTCCTCAAACGCCGGACGGGCTGAAACCCTCTCGCCCGGCCGTGGTCTTTCAGCCCGTCCGGCGTTTGAGGACGAACTCGGCGAAGCCGGTGATCAACGGCCACCAAGGCCCCCGCGCCAGAGCGGGTTTTCGGGAAGGGGCGGGGTTGGGGAGAAGACCTACGTCACCGCAACCCTCGCCCCCGCCGCACCCGAAACCCTCACCCAAGCCGCCCTGGCCCCAGAGACCGCCCCCGCAGAACCCCCCGCGGCCCTCTCCGTCACCCAAGCAGGCCAGGAAGGCCTCCTGCTGCTCAACAGGATCGGCAAGGTGGACCCCACCTCCCTCGACGACTACCGCGCCCACGGCGGCTACGCAGCCCTCCGCACCGCCTTCGCCATCGGCCCCGCCGAAGTAATCCGCGAAGTCACGGACGCCGGCCTCCTCGGCCGAGGAGGTGCCGCCTTCCCCACGGGAAGGAAGTGGCAGGCCACCGCCTCGCAGCCGGATCACCCCCACTACCTCGTCTGCAACGCCGACGAATCCGAGCCCGGCACCTTCAAGGACCGGGTGATCATGGAGGGCGACCCGTACTCGCTGATCGAGTCGATGACCATCGCGGGGTACGCGACAGGCGCCCACCTCGGTTACCTCTATCTCCGCGGCGAGTACCCCCGCGCCCTGGAGCGGCTCACCCACGCCATCGCGGAGGCACGCGCGCGTGGCCTTCTCGGGGACGACGTCCTCGGGCAGGGCTACGCCTTCGACATCGAGATACGAAGGGGCGCCGGCGCCTACATCTGCGGTGAGGAGACCGCCCTCTTCAACTCCATCGAGGGGTACAGAGGGGAGCCCAGGTCCAAGCCGCCCTTCCCCGTCGAGAAGGGGCTCTTCGGCAAGCCCACCGCCGAGAACAACGTCGAGACCCTCGTCAATGTGCTCCCCATCCTCACCATGGGCGCGCAGGCCTACGCCGCCATCGGTACGGAGAAGTCCACCGGGCCCAAGCTCTTCTGCGTCTCCGGGAGCGTCGAACGCCCCGGCATCTATGAGTTGCCCTTCGGCGCCACCCTCGGTGAGCTCCTCGCCCTCGCCGGGATACCGGACAACCTCCGCGCCGTCCTCCTGGGCGGCGCCGCCGGAGGCTTCGTACGGCCCGACGAGCTCGACATCCCGCTCACCTTCGAGGGGACCAGGGACGCGGGCACCACGCTCGGCTCCGGTGTCGTGCTCGCCCTGGACGACACCGTGCCGCTCCCCCGCATCCTGCTCCGTATCGCCGAGTTCTTCCGCGACGAGTCCTGCGGTCAGTGCGTGCCCTGCCGGGTCGGCACCGTCCGGCAGGAGGAGGCCCTGCACCGCATCGTCGAGCGGACCGGGGCCGACGCCGCCGGTGACATCGCGCTCCTGCGCGAGGTCGGGCGGACCATGCGGGACGCCTCCATCTGCGGGCTCGGCCAGACCGCGTGGAACGCCGTGGAATCCGCCATCGACCGCCTGGGGGCGTACAAGTGA
- a CDS encoding molybdopterin oxidoreductase family protein, translating into MSKKRDRVPTTYTRLTHPLVRDSRDEPFRRATWDEALTRTAAGLQAARGAFGLFSCARATNEMNYVAQKFARVVMGTNNVDSCNRTCHAPSVAGLSAAFGSGGGTSSYEEVEHTDLIVMWGSNARFAHPIFFQHVLRGIRNGARMYAVDPRRTATAEWAESWLGLNVGTDIPMAHAIGREIIHAGLANQAFIERATSGFEEYAALVEPWTLTLAEKVTGVPGAAIQELAHAYARAERAQLCWTLGITEHHNGTDNVRALINLSLLTGHVGRFGSGLQPLRGQNNVQGGGDMGAIPNRLPGFQDILDPESRVKFETAWDTVIQPRYGLNLTEMFEAMEEGSLKAVYCIGENPAQSEADSEQAMRRMRALDFFVVQDIFLTKTAELADVVLPATAAWAETDGTTTNSERRVQRVRKAVRPPGEAREDIDILCDLAERFGHDWKYADAQAVWDELRAVSPDHWGMTYDRLESLQGIQWPCPSEDRVEPTYLHGRLWEADPARRGMLAPFGLVAHDPPVDLTDDSYPIRLTTGRRLDSYNTGVQSGSFASPLRRGEYVELCPEDAERYGVVVGEEVRVSSRRGTVTAPVWVDPGLRPGLAFMTMHFPDEVDTNQLTIEANCPIAGTAEFKASAIRIDKLTAPATVE; encoded by the coding sequence ATGAGCAAGAAGCGGGACCGGGTGCCCACGACGTACACCCGGCTCACCCACCCCCTCGTCCGCGACTCGCGCGACGAGCCGTTCCGCCGGGCCACCTGGGACGAGGCGCTGACCCGTACGGCGGCGGGTCTCCAGGCGGCACGCGGCGCGTTCGGGTTGTTCTCCTGCGCCCGCGCGACCAACGAAATGAACTACGTGGCGCAGAAGTTCGCCCGCGTGGTGATGGGCACGAACAACGTCGACTCCTGCAACCGCACCTGTCACGCGCCCAGTGTCGCGGGCCTCTCCGCGGCCTTCGGCTCTGGCGGCGGCACGTCTTCTTATGAAGAGGTCGAACACACCGATCTGATCGTGATGTGGGGCTCCAACGCCCGCTTCGCGCACCCGATCTTCTTCCAGCACGTCCTGCGGGGGATCAGGAACGGCGCCCGTATGTACGCCGTCGACCCGCGCCGCACCGCGACCGCCGAGTGGGCGGAGAGCTGGCTCGGCCTGAACGTCGGCACGGACATCCCGATGGCGCACGCGATCGGCCGGGAGATCATCCACGCGGGCCTGGCCAACCAGGCGTTCATCGAGCGGGCGACGTCCGGCTTCGAGGAATACGCGGCGCTGGTCGAGCCATGGACCCTGACGCTCGCCGAGAAGGTGACGGGCGTGCCAGGCGCCGCCATCCAGGAGTTGGCGCACGCCTACGCGCGGGCCGAACGGGCGCAGCTGTGCTGGACCCTCGGCATCACCGAGCACCACAACGGCACGGACAACGTCCGCGCGCTGATCAACCTCTCGCTCCTGACCGGCCACGTGGGGCGCTTCGGCTCGGGCCTGCAGCCCCTGCGCGGGCAGAACAACGTGCAGGGCGGCGGCGACATGGGGGCGATCCCCAACCGCCTGCCCGGCTTCCAGGACATCCTCGACCCGGAGAGCCGGGTGAAGTTCGAGACGGCCTGGGACACGGTCATCCAGCCGCGGTACGGGCTGAATCTGACGGAGATGTTCGAGGCGATGGAGGAGGGCTCGCTCAAGGCCGTCTACTGCATCGGCGAGAACCCCGCGCAGTCGGAGGCGGACAGCGAGCAGGCGATGCGCCGGATGCGGGCCCTGGACTTCTTCGTGGTCCAGGACATCTTCCTCACCAAGACCGCCGAGCTGGCCGACGTCGTGCTGCCCGCGACCGCGGCCTGGGCGGAGACCGACGGCACGACGACCAACAGCGAGCGGCGCGTGCAGCGGGTGCGCAAGGCCGTGCGGCCGCCGGGCGAGGCGCGCGAGGACATCGACATCCTCTGCGACCTCGCCGAACGGTTCGGCCACGACTGGAAGTACGCGGACGCGCAGGCGGTGTGGGACGAGCTGCGGGCGGTGTCGCCGGACCACTGGGGCATGACGTACGACCGTCTGGAGTCCCTGCAAGGCATCCAGTGGCCCTGCCCTTCGGAGGACCGGGTCGAACCGACGTACCTGCACGGCCGGTTGTGGGAAGCGGACCCGGCGCGACGCGGCATGCTCGCGCCCTTCGGGCTCGTCGCACACGACCCGCCGGTCGACCTCACCGACGACTCCTACCCGATCCGGCTGACGACGGGGCGGCGGCTCGACTCCTACAACACCGGGGTGCAGAGCGGGAGTTTCGCCTCGCCCCTGCGGCGCGGCGAGTACGTCGAGCTGTGCCCGGAGGACGCGGAGCGGTACGGGGTCGTGGTCGGCGAGGAGGTCCGGGTGTCCTCGCGGCGCGGCACGGTGACGGCGCCCGTGTGGGTGGACCCCGGGCTCCGCCCCGGTCTGGCCTTCATGACCATGCACTTTCCCGACGAGGTCGACACCAACCAGCTCACGATCGAGGCCAATTGCCCGATCGCGGGCACGGCGGAGTTCAAGGCGTCGGCGATACGTATCGACAAGCTGACCGCGCCGGCGACGGTCGAGTGA